In Drosophila innubila isolate TH190305 chromosome 2R unlocalized genomic scaffold, UK_Dinn_1.0 1_C_2R, whole genome shotgun sequence, the following are encoded in one genomic region:
- the LOC117783164 gene encoding nucleolar GTP-binding protein 2 has product MPKVRSTPGKPRTQGFNHSNHSMNPERPKSGLKGVAHPRTKGTIKRLQMYRNFKAKRDRTGKIITPAPFQGRLPAGTMARVEPTPKWFSNSRVISQNALQKFQDEIGKAVKDPYQVIMKPSQLPVTLLNEASKYQRVHLLDTESFDSVFGPKKQRKRVSLKVRDLEDLSRAADEQADKYDSTKDVDLIREDTGEKKSVRDWVFGAGQSKRIWNELHKVVDASDVLLQVLDARDPMGTRSKYLEEFLRKEKPHKHLFFILNKVDLVPVWVTQRWVAILSAEYPTIAFHASLQHPFGKGALINLFRQLGKLHMDKKQISVGFIGYPNVGKSSVINALRSKKVCNVAPIAGETKVWQYITLMKRIFLIDCPGVVYPSAETDTEKVLKGVVRVELVTNPEDYVETVLQRVRKEYIAKNYKIENWTTSTHFLEQLAKKSGKLLKGGEPDITVTARMVLNDWQRGKLPFYVPPEGFAIPKSQEGKPTEEEVPDVGDVAVADEDADADGKSEAPTFVSESVKKAREFKQIQDFRKIRVGLEYEQQDERELDHIDLELLEQQKAERAARKKARLVNPDDDVDSSDGASDFYSEDEYNEDLQRVVHKKAKEKKTQNLAITSSGKFRVAKVQPGDSDNMEDSDDDGPSSAKAPRLTAKQKRALERNQKRKKIGSNFYEMTNVKNRNRNKKKDT; this is encoded by the exons atgccGAAAGTACGCAGCACCCCGGGCAAGCCCCGGACCCAGGGATTTAATCATTCCAACCACTCCATGAATCCGGAGCGACCAAAGAGTGGACTCAAAGGTGTTGCGCACCCGAGAACCAAAGGCACCATCAAGCGCCTGCAGATGTACCGAAATTTCAAGGCCAAGCGCGATCGTACTGGTAAAATCATAACTCCTGCACCATTCCAG GGTCGTCTGCCGGCTGGAACGATGGCCAGAGTAGAGCCAACGCCAAAATGGTTCAGCAACTCGCGTGTTATTTCGCAGAATGCATTGCAAAAGTTTCAGGATGAGATTGGCAAAGCTGTCAAGGATCCCTATCAGGTCATAATGAAACCCTCACAATTGCCAGTCACTCTGCTGAACGAGGCTTCAAAATATCAACGTGTTCATCTGCTAGACACGGAGAGCTTCGACAGTGTTTTTGGACCGAAAAAGCAACGTAAGCGTGTTAGCCTCAAAGTGCGAGATCTGGAAGACTTGAGTCGCGCAGCCGATGAACAGGCCGACAAATATGATTCAACCAAGGACGTTGATCTTATACGCGAGGACACTGGCGAAAAGAAATCTGTCAGGGATTGGGTATTCGGTGCTGGCCAAAGTAAACGTATTTGGAATGAATTGCACAAAGTTGTGGATGCATCTGATGTATTGCTGCAGGTACTCGACGCGCGTGATCCAATGGGCACTCGCTCCAAATACCTTGAGGAGTTCTTGCGCAAGGAAAAGCCGCACAAACATCTGTTCTTCATTCTGAACAAGGTGGATTTGGTGCCCGTGTGGGTGACCCAACGCTGGGTGGCAATCCTAAGTGCAGAGTATCCCACAATTGCCTTCCATGCCTCCCTCCAGCATCCCTTTGGCAAGG GTGCACTTATCAACTTGTTCCGCCAGTTGGGCAAACTTCACATGGACAAGAAACAAATTAGCGTTGGCTTCATTGGTTACCCAAATGTGGGCAAATCCTCGGTCATAAATGCCTTGCGCTCCAAGAAGGTCTGCAATGTGGCACCGATTGCTGGCGAAACCAAAGTCTGGCAGTACATAACGCTGATGAAGCGCATATTCCTAATTGATTGTCCTGGAGTGGTCTATCCCTCGGCAGAAACGGACACGGAGAAGGTGCTTAAGGGTGTTGTGCGCGTTGAGCTGGTCACCAATCCAGAAGATTATGTAGAGACAGTGTTGCAGCGTGTGCGTAAGGAGTACATTGCAAAGAACTACAAAATCGAGAACTGGACGACGTCCACACACTTCCTGGAGCAGCTGGCCAAAAAGTCCGGTAAACTGTTGAAAGGTGGCGAGCCAGACATAACGGTGACTGCGCGCATGGTGCTTAACGATTGGCAGCGTGGCAAGCTACCCTTCTATGTGCCTCCCGAAGGCTTTGCCATACCCAAATCCCAAGAGGGCAAGCCAACAGAGGAGGAAGTACCTGACGTTGGTGAtgtagctgttgctgatgAGGATGCCGATGCTGATGGCAAATCAGAGGCGCCTACATTTGTAAGCGAGTCGGTGAAAAAAGCGCGCGAGTTTAAGCAAATTCAAGACTTTCGTAAAATTCGCGTTGGTCTGGAATATGAGCAGCAGGACGAGCGCGAACTGGACCACATTGACCTGGAGCTATTGGAGCAACAGAAAGCAGAGCGTGCCGCACGCAAGAAGGCACGTCTTGTCAATCCTGACGATGATGTAGATTCTAGTGATGGTGCCAGCGATTTCTATTCCGAGGATGAGTACAATGAGGATCTACAGCGTGTAGTCCACAAGAAGGCCAAGGAAAAGAAAACCCAAAATTTGGCAATCACTTCGTCAGGGAAATTCCGTGTGGCCAAGGTTCAACCCGGTGATTCGGATAATATGGAGGATAGTGACGATGATGGTCCTAGTAGCGCCAAAGCACCACGCCTTACGGCAAAACAGAAGCGTGCACTGGAACGCAACCAGAAGCGCAAGAAAATTGGCAGCAATTTCTATGAGATGACCAATGTGAAGAATCGCAATCGCAACAAGAAAAAGGACACGTAG
- the LOC117783166 gene encoding PSME3-interacting protein, with protein MSSGFVTESEAAEARQRRQEEWERVRQPDDPLERPEEPYDGRSLYERLKEQKTKKDMEYEEAHKLKNLIRGLDDDEVQFLELVDTHKMNAERQQMRDEELELKDFRNRVEKLQEESVDKKLQAEIKTTAKSIGTPSTARNTQKSLLGQGIKRKNGELPTTSKMVKKDEDAPAEKLAPTVAINTTKHDTGGLKCIAILPGIGSYTESSDSEASSDTDDHDHDRTSLVDLCGRKITKKKQCAE; from the exons ATGAGTTCAGGATTTGTTACTGAATCCGAAGCAGCTGAAGCACGCCAGCGTCGCCAGGAAGAATGGGAACGCGTACGCCAGCCTGATGATCCACTGGAAAGGCCTGAGGAACCATACGACGGACGCTCGCTATACGAGCGTTTGAAGgagcaaaaaactaaaaaggaTATGGAATATGAGGAAGCACACAAATTAA AGAATCTGATACGCGGCCTCGACGATGACGAGGTGCAGTTCCTGGAGCTTGTCGACACGCATAAAATGAATGCGGAACGACAACAGATGCGGGACGAGGAGCTGGAGCTCAAGGACTTTCGCAATCGCGTTGAGAAGCTGCAAGAAGAGAGCGTAGACAAG AAGTTGCAGGCGGAGATAAAAACCACAGCCAAGTCTATTGGTACCCCATCGACGGCGCGCAATACACAAAAGTCGCTGCTGGGACAGGGCATTAAACGCAAAAATGGAGAGCTGCCCACAACCAGCAAAATGGTCAAAAAAGATGAGGATGCGCCCGCAGAGAAACTAGCTCCCACTGTGGccataaacacaacaaaacatgATACGGGCGGACTTAAATGCATTGCCATATTGCCCGGCATTGGTTCCTACACTGAATCAAGCGACTCGGAGGCAAGCTCAGATACCGatgatcatgatcatgatAGGACCAGTCTGGTGGATTTGTGTGGACGCAAGATAACTAAAAAGAAGCAGTGTGCCGAGTAA
- the LOC117783425 gene encoding rab proteins geranylgeranyltransferase component A, translating to MSDDLPEEFDLVVIGTGFAESCIAAGASRIGKTVLHIDTNEYYGDVWSSFSLDAFNNLLDQSNSTLRNGSYTWHEPAEESPSWTREKLLEKSRRFSLDLSPRVAYSAGELVNLLIKSNICRYAEFRALDHVCMLYNNELVSVPCSRSDVFNTKTLTIVEKRLLMKFLTACNDYGEDKCNEDSLAFRGRTFYEYLQAQRVTDKIATCVMQAIAMCTPSSSFEEGMQRTQRFLGSLGRYGNTPFLFPMYGCGELPQCFCRLCAVYGGIYCLKRSVDDITVAPDLNELLLSSSGKTLRAKHVVCAPGHVRGHGELRAHISRGLFIASSPLGSEELNKGGGGVNLLRLLADDGQREAFLLQLSHFSGTCPEGLYIFHLTTAAKSEDPAADLAAFTEQLFQTNAPQILYSAYFSIATPTNTNATTAMPIYWTAPPAYELDYEAAIANAREIFGKLYEDAEFLPRAPDPEEIVVDGEDPSALNEHSLPEDLRAQLHDLEQAAQQMEIAE from the exons ATGTCGGATGATCTACCGGAGGAATTCGATTTGGTTGTGATAGGCACAg GCTTCGCTGAATCGTGCATTGCAGCTGGCGCCAGTCGCATTGGGAAAACGGTGCTGCACATTGACACAAATGAATACTATGGCGATGTTTGGAGTTCATTCAGTCTGGATGCATTTAACAATCTGTTGGATCAGTCCAATTCGACACTACGCAATGGAAGCTACACTTGGCATGAGCCCGCAGAGGAATCTCCTAGTTGGACACGTGAAAAGCTGTTGGAAAAGTCACGCCGATTCAGCTTGGACTTGAGTCCGCGTGTTGCATACTCTGCTGGCGAGCTGGTGAACTTGTTGATCAAATCAAATATCTGCCGCTATGCGGAATTCCGTGCCTTGGATCATGTGTGTATGCTGTACAACAATGAACTTGTCTCTGTGCCTTGCTCCCGCAGCGATGTTTTTAATACGAAAACACTGACAATTGTGGAGAAGCGTCTGCTGATGAAGTTCCTGACTGCGTGCAACGACTATGGCGAGGATAAGTGCAATGAGGATTCGCTTGCCTTTCGCGGACGCACATTTTACGAATATCTGCAGGCGCAGCGCGTCACAGATAAGATTGCCACCTGCGTAATGCAAGCGATAGCCATGTGCACGCCCAGCAGCAGCTTTGAGGAGGGCATGCAGCGCACTCAACGATTTCTGGGCAGCTTGGGCCGTTATGGCAATACCCCCTTTCTGTTTCCCATGTACGGATGTGGTGAATTGCCGCAATGCTTTTGTCGTCTCTGCGCCGTCTATGGCggaatttattgtttaaagcGAAGCGTGGATGACATCACTGTGGCGCCAGATTTAAATGAACTGCTGCTGAGCAGCTCAGGCAAAACACTGCGCGCCAAACATGTTGTCTGTGCTCCTGGTCATGTGCGCGGCCACGGTGAGTTGCGTGCACACATCTCACGGGGATTGTTCATTGCCTCCAGTCCACTGGGCAGTGAGGAACTGAACAAGGGCGGTGGTGGCGTCAACTTGCTGCGTCTGCTGGCAGACGATGGTCAACGGGAGGCCTTCCTCTTGCAATTGTCCCATTTCTCAGGCACCTGCCCCGAAGGTCTAT ACATATTCCATTTGACCACAGCTGCCAAAAGCGAAGATCCTGCTGCTGATTTGGCCGCTTTTACGGAGCAACTCTTCCAAACGAATGCGCCACAAATCCTCTACAGCGCCTACTTTAGCATTGCGACTCCCACGAACACAAATGCGACCACTGCCATGCCCATTTACTGGACAGCACCGCCTGCCTATGAATTGGATTATGAAGCAGCCATTGCCAATGCACGTGAAATCTTTGGCAAGTTGTATGAAGATGCCGAGTTTCTGCCACGCGCTCCAGATCCCGAGGAGATTGTCGTTGATGGCGAAGACCCCAGTGCACTGAACGAGCACAGTCTGCCAGAGGATTTGCGGGCACAGTTGCATGATCTGGAGCAGGCGGCACAGCAAATGGAAATTGCTGAATAg
- the LOC117783424 gene encoding serine/threonine-protein kinase hippo isoform X2: MSSNSNGNGELKKLSEESLLQPPEKVFDIMYKLGEGSYGSVYKALHKESSSIVAIKLVPVESDLHEIIKEISIMQQCDSPYVVRYYGSYFKQYDLWICMEYCGAGSVSDIMRLRKKTLTEDEIATILSDTLKGLVYLHLRRKIHRDIKAANILLNTEGYAKLADFGVAGQLTDTMAKRNTVIGTPFWMAPEVIEEIGYDCVADIWSLGITALEMAEGKPPYGDIHPMRAIFMIPQKPPPSFREPDRWSTEFIDFVSKCLVKDPDERATATELLEHEFIRNAKHRSILKNMLEETCAIREQQRANRAAGVAMSQAKSLATQESGLMLQEEETEFNSGTVKTFIDDPGTLVPEKFNEYQQTSASDATMIAHPEQDIDEGTLGPGGIRAGMAKAAAKAAQATAGGNGTSGADVAAVDSGTMVELESNLGTMVINSDSDDSTTTKRNDDQKPRYRYRPQFLDHFEGKKAGDARADDKSATTPTEYSPAAVEQQLQQQQQQQQQQQQQDWVNNMELQFQQISAINQYGMQQHQQQQQQQQHLLMAYPLMNEQLIALNNQQNLLRSNATPQQQQQQTSPAAAAAAAGGAQAPPAYQHQHLHTQSHAYVEGEFEFLKFLTFDDLNQRLSNIDHEMELEIEQLNKKYNAKRQPIVDAMNAKRKRQQNINNNLIKI, translated from the exons ATGTCTTCCAATTCAAATGGCAATGGCGAGTTGAAGAAATTGTCGGAGGAGTCGCTGCTGCAGCCGCCGGAGAAAGTGTTTGACATAATGTACAAACTGGGCGAAGGCAGCTACGGCTCCGTCTACAAGGCACTGCACAAGGAGAGCAGCTCCATAGTGGCGATTAAACTGGTGCCGGTTGAGTCCGATCTGCACGAGATCATCAAGGAGATTTCGATTATGCAACAATGCGATTCACCTTATGTGGTCCGCTATTATGGCTCATACTTTAAGCAGTATGACCTATGGATCTGCATGGAGTATTGCGGAGCCGGCAGCGTCTCTGACATAATGCGTCTGCGAAAGAAGACGCTCACCGAGGATGAGATAGCCACAATACTCTCGGATACGCTCAAGGGTCTGGTCTATCTGCATCTGAGGCGAAAGATCCATCGGGACATCAAGGCGGCCAACATACTGCTCAACACTGAGGGGTATGCCAAACTGGCGGACTTTGGTGTCGCCGGACAGCTCACGGACACAATGGCCAAACGGAATACGGTGATTGGAACACCATTCTGGATGGCACCCGAGGTAATTGAGGAGATTGGCTACGATTGCGTAGCTGACATTTGGTCACTGGGCATCACAGCACTGGAAATGGCTGAGGGCAAGCCTCCATATGGCGATATACATCCAATGAGGGCTATATTCATGATACCACAGAAGCCGCCACCTTCGTTTCGCGAACCTGATCGTTGGAGTACCGAGTTCATAGACTTTGTCAGCAAGTGTCTGGTCAAGGATCCCGATGAGCGTGCAACTGCCACAGAGTTGCTGGAGCATGAATTCATACGGAATGCCAAGCATCGCAGCATATTAAAGAACATGCTGGAGGAGACCTGTGCCATACGGGAGCAACAACGCGCCAATCGTGCAGCTGGCGTTGCCATGAGTCAGGCCAAGAGTCTGGCCACGCAAGAGTCTGGCCTGATGTTGCAAGAAGAGGAGACCGAATTCAATTCGGGCACTGTTAAAACGTTTATTGATGATCCCGGCACATTAGTGCCCgagaaatttaatgaatacCAGCAGACATCCGCCTCGGATGCGACAATGATAGCACATCCAGAGCAGGACATAGATGAAGGCACATTGGGACCAGGTGGCATACGTGCTGGCATGGCAAAAGCAGCTGCCAAGGCGGCACAAGCAACAGCTGGCGGCAATGGCACATCGGGAGCGGATGTGGCAGCAGTGGACAGCGGCACAATGGTTGAACTTGAGTCGAATTTGG GCACCATGGTGATCAACTCGGATTCGGATGATTCCACAACTACCAAGCGTAATGATGATCAGAAGCCTCGTTACCGCTATCGTCCACAGTTCCTCGATCACTTTGAGGGCAAAAAAGCTGGCGATGCACGTGCTGATGACAAGTCAGCGACCACGCCCACTGAATACTCGCCTGCTGCAGTtgagcagcaactgcaacagcagcaacaacagcaacagcagcaacaacaacagg ATTGGGTGAACAACATGGAATTGCAATTCCAACAAATCTCGGCCATTAATCAGTATGGCatgcagcagcatcagcagcaacagcaacagcagcaacacttgcTAATGGCCTATCCGCTGATGAACGAGCAGCTGATTGCGCTCAACAATCAGCAGAATTTACTGCGCAGCAATGCaacgccacaacaacaacaacaacagacatcaccagcagctgctgctgctgcagcgggAGGGGCTCAGGCACCGCCCGCATATCAGCATCAACATTTGCACACACAATCTCATGCGTATGTAGAGGGAGAGTTTGAGTTTCTCAAGTTTCTCACCTTTGACGATCTGAATCAAAGGCTGAGCAACATTGATCATGAAATGGAGCTGGAGATTGAGCAGCTCAACAAGAAATATAATGCCAAAAGGCAGCCCATTGTCGATGCAATGAATGCGAAACGCAAACGCCAACAGAATATCAACAataatctaattaaaatataa
- the LOC117783424 gene encoding serine/threonine-protein kinase hippo isoform X1: MSSNSNGNGELKKLSEESLLQPPEKVFDIMYKLGEGSYGSVYKALHKESSSIVAIKLVPVESDLHEIIKEISIMQQCDSPYVVRYYGSYFKQYDLWICMEYCGAGSVSDIMRLRKKTLTEDEIATILSDTLKGLVYLHLRRKIHRDIKAANILLNTEGYAKLADFGVAGQLTDTMAKRNTVIGTPFWMAPEVIEEIGYDCVADIWSLGITALEMAEGKPPYGDIHPMRAIFMIPQKPPPSFREPDRWSTEFIDFVSKCLVKDPDERATATELLEHEFIRNAKHRSILKNMLEETCAIREQQRANRAAGVAMSQAKSLATQESGLMLQEEETEFNSGTVKTFIDDPGTLVPEKFNEYQQTSASDATMIAHPEQDIDEGTLGPGGIRAGMAKAAAKAAQATAGGNGTSGADVAAVDSGTMVELESNLGTMVINSDSDDSTTTKRNDDQKPRYRYRPQFLDHFEGKKAGDARADDKSATTPTEYSPAAVEQQLQQQQQQQQQQQQQEQQHLASGANDANNWVNNMELQFQQISAINQYGMQQHQQQQQQQQHLLMAYPLMNEQLIALNNQQNLLRSNATPQQQQQQTSPAAAAAAAGGAQAPPAYQHQHLHTQSHAYVEGEFEFLKFLTFDDLNQRLSNIDHEMELEIEQLNKKYNAKRQPIVDAMNAKRKRQQNINNNLIKI; encoded by the exons ATGTCTTCCAATTCAAATGGCAATGGCGAGTTGAAGAAATTGTCGGAGGAGTCGCTGCTGCAGCCGCCGGAGAAAGTGTTTGACATAATGTACAAACTGGGCGAAGGCAGCTACGGCTCCGTCTACAAGGCACTGCACAAGGAGAGCAGCTCCATAGTGGCGATTAAACTGGTGCCGGTTGAGTCCGATCTGCACGAGATCATCAAGGAGATTTCGATTATGCAACAATGCGATTCACCTTATGTGGTCCGCTATTATGGCTCATACTTTAAGCAGTATGACCTATGGATCTGCATGGAGTATTGCGGAGCCGGCAGCGTCTCTGACATAATGCGTCTGCGAAAGAAGACGCTCACCGAGGATGAGATAGCCACAATACTCTCGGATACGCTCAAGGGTCTGGTCTATCTGCATCTGAGGCGAAAGATCCATCGGGACATCAAGGCGGCCAACATACTGCTCAACACTGAGGGGTATGCCAAACTGGCGGACTTTGGTGTCGCCGGACAGCTCACGGACACAATGGCCAAACGGAATACGGTGATTGGAACACCATTCTGGATGGCACCCGAGGTAATTGAGGAGATTGGCTACGATTGCGTAGCTGACATTTGGTCACTGGGCATCACAGCACTGGAAATGGCTGAGGGCAAGCCTCCATATGGCGATATACATCCAATGAGGGCTATATTCATGATACCACAGAAGCCGCCACCTTCGTTTCGCGAACCTGATCGTTGGAGTACCGAGTTCATAGACTTTGTCAGCAAGTGTCTGGTCAAGGATCCCGATGAGCGTGCAACTGCCACAGAGTTGCTGGAGCATGAATTCATACGGAATGCCAAGCATCGCAGCATATTAAAGAACATGCTGGAGGAGACCTGTGCCATACGGGAGCAACAACGCGCCAATCGTGCAGCTGGCGTTGCCATGAGTCAGGCCAAGAGTCTGGCCACGCAAGAGTCTGGCCTGATGTTGCAAGAAGAGGAGACCGAATTCAATTCGGGCACTGTTAAAACGTTTATTGATGATCCCGGCACATTAGTGCCCgagaaatttaatgaatacCAGCAGACATCCGCCTCGGATGCGACAATGATAGCACATCCAGAGCAGGACATAGATGAAGGCACATTGGGACCAGGTGGCATACGTGCTGGCATGGCAAAAGCAGCTGCCAAGGCGGCACAAGCAACAGCTGGCGGCAATGGCACATCGGGAGCGGATGTGGCAGCAGTGGACAGCGGCACAATGGTTGAACTTGAGTCGAATTTGG GCACCATGGTGATCAACTCGGATTCGGATGATTCCACAACTACCAAGCGTAATGATGATCAGAAGCCTCGTTACCGCTATCGTCCACAGTTCCTCGATCACTTTGAGGGCAAAAAAGCTGGCGATGCACGTGCTGATGACAAGTCAGCGACCACGCCCACTGAATACTCGCCTGCTGCAGTtgagcagcaactgcaacagcagcaacaacagcaacagcagcaacaacaacaggagcaacaacacTTGGCAAGTGGAGCAAATGATGCCAACAATTGGGTGAACAACATGGAATTGCAATTCCAACAAATCTCGGCCATTAATCAGTATGGCatgcagcagcatcagcagcaacagcaacagcagcaacacttgcTAATGGCCTATCCGCTGATGAACGAGCAGCTGATTGCGCTCAACAATCAGCAGAATTTACTGCGCAGCAATGCaacgccacaacaacaacaacaacagacatcaccagcagctgctgctgctgcagcgggAGGGGCTCAGGCACCGCCCGCATATCAGCATCAACATTTGCACACACAATCTCATGCGTATGTAGAGGGAGAGTTTGAGTTTCTCAAGTTTCTCACCTTTGACGATCTGAATCAAAGGCTGAGCAACATTGATCATGAAATGGAGCTGGAGATTGAGCAGCTCAACAAGAAATATAATGCCAAAAGGCAGCCCATTGTCGATGCAATGAATGCGAAACGCAAACGCCAACAGAATATCAACAataatctaattaaaatataa
- the LOC117785291 gene encoding parkin coregulated gene protein homolog yields MSHTRVTTAYGTRPSHDFHTNSISLKQRSKSANPPQLRPFSGIQGSRPRYVPPFSIQSQQKNTVVINGPIHEAAVTASARGRAPNPKSLKKQQKSISTCNLGASFNACTAAKNPGRGTLFRMYFDRGDLPIKMEYLCGGDKIGWTVDIDKLDYSLYLPLFFDGLAEPKHPYKTYARQGVSDLLLAGGEKIHPVVPQLILPLKNALSTRNLEVMCTTLKIIQQLVMASDMVGPALVPFYRQLLPMFNAFKVKNLNCGDEIDYAQKNNLNLGDLIDETLQVLELHGGEDAFINIKYMVPTYESCYLN; encoded by the exons ATGTCGCATACACGTGTAACCACCGCTTATGGAACACGGCCGTCGCACGATTTCCATACAAATTCCATTTCGCTTAAGCAACGCTCGAAATCCGCAAATCCACCGCAATTAAGACCATTTAGCGGTATACAGGGTTCGCGACCCCGTTATGTGCCGCCGTTTTCGATACAATCGCAGCAAAAGAACACGGTCGTTATTAACGGTCCCATTCATGAGGCAGCCGTAACGGCAAGTGCGCGCGGCAGGGCGCCGAATCCAAAAA GCTTGAAGAAGCAACAGAAATCCATTTCAACATGCAATTTGGGTGCTAGTTTCAACGCCTGTACGGCTGCTAAAAATCCGGGGCGTGGCACATTGTTTCGCATGTATTTTGATCGCGGAGATTTGCCTATAAAAATGGAGTATCTGTGCGGTGGCGATAAGATTGGATGGACG GTGGACATTGACAAGTTGGACTACAGCCTCTATTTGCCGCTGTTCTTCGATGGATTGGCTGAACCGAAACATCCCTATAAGACCTACGCCCGACAGGGTGTAAGTGATTTGCTTCTCGCTGGAGGTGAAAAAATCCATCCCGTAGTGCCTCAATTAATTTTACCATTAAAGA ACGCATTGAGCACTAGAAATTTGGAGGTAATGTGCACGACCTTGAAAATTATACAACAACTGGTAATGGCCTCGGATATGGTTGGACCTGCTCTAGTGCCCTTCTATAGACAACTGCTGCCCATGTTCAATGCGTTCAAGGTGAAAAACT taaactGCGGCGATGAGATTGACTATGCACAGAAGAACAATCTCAATCTGGGCGATCTGATTGATGAGACATTGCAGGTGCTGGAGCTGCACGGCGGCGAGGATGCCTTTATCAATATCAAGTACATGGTACCAACCTATGAATCCTGCTATTTAAACTGA
- the LOC117785292 gene encoding uncharacterized protein LOC117785292, producing MVLLQVREKPLKISQHVTKLWYQLFDQSNLQSSEVSYLFNNLSLSIVDMALPQGAFAACKLREQFHERDMILSRLRAANNADKADNNAQREYSPVKYNDKLMNSIWGLYNRYSPHNVKKNEFVPPKC from the exons ATGGTGCTGCTGCAAGTGCGTGAGAAACCATTGAAAATTAGTCAGCACGTGACTAAACTCTGGTATCAACTGTTTGATCAAAGCAACCTCCAGTCGTCTGAAgtttcatatttattcaataacCTCAGTCTGAGTA tCGTCGATATGGCCTTACCACAAGGAGCCTTCGCGGCCTGCAAGCTACGTGAGCAGTTCCATGAGCGTGATATGATCTTGTCACGCCTACGAGCTGCCAATAATGCTGATAAAGCTGATAATAATGCCC AGCGAGAATATTCGCCGGTCAAGTATAATGATAAGCTAATGAATTCCATTTGGGGTTTGTACAATCGTTACTCCCCCCACAATGTGAAGAAGAACGAGTTCGTCCCTCCAAAATGCTAA